The window ATTGCAAACTTTAATATAGGTGAGTCGGGAAACCAGACAGAGGTAATCTTTGGAACAAGAACAACCAAGATGTTTGTATTCTTACCGATCTCAATACTTGTGCAGCATCTTGAAGTCAATAGGCTGGTTAAAGGCAGGCCTTTGGACAACTTGGAATTCTTGCAATGGCTGAAACGCTACTGTGATTCTGTAAATGGTGGCATTATGAATGAGTATGCTCGTTTTTCTAACATTCTCCTCTCCTTTCAAAGCTTTGGGTTCGTTGTTGGTATTACATCAATGCCCTTtttcttacattttttttctccttgtaGAAACTATAACCCTGTGGAGCGAAGGAGTAAGGGTGGGAAGGATCGGCATCCCAAAGGTGCTCAGAAAATCTCAAAATCTCTGCAATCAAGCAATTTACATAACCCTGGCTCTGGAGATACAGTTGGTCTTAATAAGACCTCAGGTCAGATCCCCTCCCCCCCACCGAAAATTTTATTTCTACtccttttgattaatttttaagACTTAAGAGTGCTTCTCATTGCTTGATGCTTATTTCTTTAGGACCAAAGCAAGGGAGACCTTATGCAGCTGCAGGCGGTGCTAATTCTTCAGAAGTTCAGGCTTTGTCTAAGGAGGTATCAGTATCTTGCCTTGTCCGAGGAAAATCATTCCTCTCCTAGTATCTGGCTTTGCCTGTGGAATTATTCATCTTGCTTCGTTATTTTGTCTGATTCTTAGTAGTTTTCATTCTATACTTCTGTTTGACAGATTACAGATCTCAAGCTCTCTGTGGACCTTTTGGAAAAAGAAAGGGACTTTTACTTTGCAAAATTAAGGGATATTGAAATTCTTTGTCAGACATCGGAGTTGGAGGATATCCCGGTATGaatttctgccatgtttttcATATATGACTTATGGTTTTGTAATCAATGTATACAATTACGTACTTGCATGGTATTCGTACGATGTATATTTCTTTCCCGTTATCATGCCTCCTTTTCAAATCTCATGGTGCATCTAAAGCTGACGACAGAAGTTTGTATTTGCTGGACGTTACAACATTTCATAATTTCTGAAGCAAATTACAGGAATTGTTAATGGATCTTGAAACTATGAGTACGCTAGActtgggttttcttttcttaGGGAGCTAGGTTAtgcctttttccttttctcttagGCTGGCATTTCTTGCTAGTATTGACTAGAACAAATTCCGTCCGTTCGtccgtcctcctcctcctgtGCTTCTGCCTCTGCCCCTTCCTCTTGAAATTGAGTGATTTAGTAGGTTTACGCTTCCGTGTATGAATGTTGGATGTTGTTAACTGATG is drawn from Malus domestica chromosome 14, GDT2T_hap1 and contains these coding sequences:
- the LOC114820990 gene encoding microtubule-associated protein RP/EB family member 1A-like, whose product is MASNIGIMDSAYFVGRNEILTWINNRLQLNLSRIEEAASGAVQCQMMDMTYPGVVPMHKVNFDAKTEYDMIQNYKVLQEVFNKLKIAKHLEVNRLVKGRPLDNLEFLQWLKRYCDSVNGGIMNENYNPVERRSKGGKDRHPKGAQKISKSLQSSNLHNPGSGDTVGLNKTSGPKQGRPYAAAGGANSSEVQALSKEITDLKLSVDLLEKERDFYFAKLRDIEILCQTSELEDIPMSVAVKKILYAADAKESPLAEAQEYLYQTLNVGEAEDETEAEAEAETDTGH